A genome region from Sphingomonas anseongensis includes the following:
- a CDS encoding ABC transporter permease, which yields MTRLFRSAWVVGRRDFTATVVSKAFIFFLIGPLFPVLLGAMFGGIGARVASHAEQSRIAVVASQAEFERLMSARPQLAQALGGRPTLELIGVTPQADVDRQTKELLASKDHSVVAVLTGVPDRPHLSGGVDSDGSIAGQVALLLTAAKASEGEAQLTVTSTERSTGSIDRSRSITAQIGQMILFFLTIILAGMTLSQLIEEKSNKVIEVLAAAVPIEAIFVGKLFAMLAASIVGIVVWVSVGVAAMSMLMQGGGQTIPTPAVGSAAFLVLTIVYFAMNYLLLGSVFLSIGAQASTVREVQTLSMPVTVAQVLIFGFASFAIGSPDSPVAIAGALFPLSSPLVMVARAAERPELWPHLLAIVWQAVWIGIVVWVSAGLFRRTVLKSGPVKRRWWKRAAA from the coding sequence ATGACCCGCCTTTTCCGTTCCGCCTGGGTCGTCGGCCGCCGTGATTTTACCGCCACGGTGGTGTCGAAGGCCTTCATCTTCTTCCTCATCGGGCCGCTGTTCCCGGTCCTGCTCGGGGCGATGTTCGGCGGCATCGGCGCCCGTGTCGCAAGCCACGCCGAGCAGTCGCGGATCGCAGTCGTCGCTTCGCAGGCGGAGTTCGAACGGCTGATGTCGGCACGTCCGCAGCTGGCCCAAGCGTTGGGTGGGCGGCCGACGCTCGAGCTCATCGGAGTCACGCCCCAGGCCGACGTGGACCGGCAAACGAAGGAGCTGCTTGCGTCCAAGGACCACTCGGTGGTCGCCGTTCTCACCGGAGTGCCGGACAGGCCACACCTGAGCGGAGGGGTAGATTCCGATGGCAGCATAGCCGGCCAGGTCGCGCTTCTTCTCACCGCGGCGAAAGCTTCGGAAGGCGAAGCTCAGCTCACCGTCACGTCGACCGAGCGCTCGACCGGATCGATCGACCGGTCGCGGTCGATCACCGCCCAGATCGGCCAGATGATCCTGTTCTTCCTGACCATCATCCTCGCCGGCATGACGCTTTCGCAGCTGATCGAGGAAAAATCGAACAAGGTGATAGAAGTGCTCGCCGCGGCGGTTCCGATCGAGGCCATCTTCGTCGGCAAGCTGTTCGCGATGCTCGCGGCGTCGATCGTCGGCATCGTCGTCTGGGTGTCCGTGGGAGTCGCAGCCATGTCGATGCTGATGCAAGGCGGCGGCCAGACGATCCCGACTCCCGCTGTCGGCTCGGCCGCTTTCCTGGTGCTCACCATCGTCTATTTCGCGATGAACTACCTGCTTCTCGGCTCGGTGTTCCTAAGCATCGGAGCGCAGGCGTCGACCGTGCGCGAGGTCCAGACCCTGTCCATGCCGGTGACGGTGGCGCAGGTGCTGATCTTCGGTTTCGCCTCCTTCGCGATCGGTTCGCCCGACTCGCCGGTTGCCATTGCCGGAGCGCTATTCCCGCTGTCCTCGCCGCTGGTGATGGTGGCTCGAGCGGCTGAGAGGCCGGAGCTGTGGCCGCACCTTCTCGCAATCGTCTGGCAGGCGGTGTGGATCGGGATCGTGGTGTGGGTGTCGGCCGGGCTGTTCCGGCGCACGGTGCTCAAGTCCGGGCCGGTGAAGCGCCGCTGGTGGAAGCGGGCGGCCGCCTAG
- the fabI gene encoding enoyl-ACP reductase FabI: MSGLMQGKRGLIMGLANDRSLAWGIAKALGDAGAELAFSYQGEALEKRVRPLAEQLGSNMLLDCDVSSMDALDESFAQLAKKWETLDFVVHAIGFSDKNELRGKFVDTTMDNFLLTMNISVYSFIAVAQRARPMMKPGGSLLTLTYYGAEKVIPHYNVMGVAKAGLEASVKYLAMDLGPEGIRVNGISAGPIKTLAASGIGDFRYIMKWNEYNSPLRRNVTIEDVGGAGLYLLSDLASGVTGEIHHVDAGYNVVGMKAEDAPDISTV, from the coding sequence TTGAGCGGACTCATGCAGGGTAAGCGCGGCTTGATCATGGGCCTTGCGAACGACCGTTCGCTGGCCTGGGGGATTGCCAAGGCGCTCGGCGACGCGGGCGCGGAGCTCGCCTTTTCCTACCAGGGCGAAGCGCTCGAGAAGCGGGTCCGTCCGCTCGCCGAGCAGCTCGGGTCCAACATGCTTCTCGATTGCGACGTCAGTAGCATGGACGCGCTCGACGAGAGCTTCGCGCAGCTCGCCAAGAAGTGGGAGACGCTCGACTTCGTCGTCCACGCGATCGGCTTTTCGGACAAGAACGAGCTTCGCGGGAAGTTCGTCGATACGACGATGGACAACTTCCTGCTGACGATGAACATCTCCGTCTACAGCTTCATCGCGGTCGCGCAGCGGGCGCGGCCTATGATGAAGCCTGGCGGCTCGCTCCTCACGCTCACTTACTACGGCGCAGAAAAGGTCATCCCCCATTACAACGTCATGGGAGTCGCCAAGGCGGGGCTGGAGGCGAGCGTCAAATATCTGGCGATGGACCTTGGCCCCGAAGGCATCCGGGTGAACGGTATTTCCGCCGGTCCGATCAAGACTCTCGCTGCGAGCGGGATCGGCGACTTCCGCTACATCATGAAGTGGAACGAATATAATTCGCCGCTCCGCCGCAACGTGACGATCGAGGACGTCGGCGGCGCCGGTCTCTACCTTCTGTCCGATCTCGCCTCCGGAGTGACCGGCGAAATCCACCATGTCGATGCCGGCTACAATGTCGTGGGAATGAAGGCCGAGGACGCGCCGGATATTTCAACCGTCTAG
- a CDS encoding YihY/virulence factor BrkB family protein, which yields MRDVSPLSPEQRRKRLASASAAFGPDVARRLKPRHYAWEVIKRVAVGVYNDGFIHAGNLAYLSILALFPFIILAAAIAHLLGQGQDAQLTVANVLARLPQNVAATLREPIDEVLSVRTGALLWFGAIVGLWTATSFIETIRDILRRCYGVRYCAPFWEYRFGSMLLILGAVLLLMIAFAASVTLSSAHHLIVEWFPFAQGVASTLGLYRLVPAATLFITFYALFFALTPARYRKHGCRKWPGALLITVWWLATVELLPFALGLFGGYSLTYGSLAGVMIALLFFFVVGLGVVIGAELNAALADYAPTALKGEIYSGPFKDELEIEEPQPGEDVAVELEREPQL from the coding sequence ATGCGGGACGTTTCTCCACTTTCTCCGGAACAGCGGCGCAAGCGGCTGGCCAGCGCGAGCGCCGCATTCGGACCGGACGTCGCCCGGCGACTGAAACCGCGCCACTACGCGTGGGAAGTCATCAAGCGTGTCGCCGTCGGAGTTTACAACGACGGCTTCATCCACGCCGGTAACCTTGCCTATCTATCCATCCTGGCGCTTTTCCCGTTCATCATCCTCGCCGCGGCGATCGCCCATTTGCTGGGCCAGGGTCAGGACGCGCAGCTGACCGTCGCCAATGTTCTCGCTCGCCTGCCCCAAAATGTCGCTGCAACGCTTCGCGAGCCGATCGATGAAGTGCTCAGCGTTCGCACCGGGGCCCTACTCTGGTTCGGCGCCATCGTCGGCCTGTGGACGGCGACCAGTTTCATCGAGACCATTCGCGACATCCTTCGCCGCTGCTACGGCGTCAGATATTGCGCGCCCTTCTGGGAATATCGGTTCGGGTCGATGCTCCTGATCCTCGGCGCCGTCCTGCTGCTGATGATCGCATTCGCAGCAAGTGTGACGCTCAGTTCGGCGCACCATCTGATTGTCGAGTGGTTTCCGTTCGCCCAGGGAGTTGCATCGACGCTCGGCCTTTACCGGCTCGTTCCAGCCGCGACCCTGTTCATCACTTTCTACGCTTTGTTCTTTGCCCTGACTCCTGCGCGCTACCGCAAGCACGGCTGCAGGAAGTGGCCCGGAGCGCTGCTGATCACGGTCTGGTGGTTGGCGACCGTTGAACTGCTCCCATTCGCGCTCGGGCTCTTCGGCGGCTACAGCCTGACCTACGGAAGTCTGGCCGGAGTCATGATCGCCCTGCTCTTCTTCTTCGTCGTAGGCCTGGGGGTGGTGATCGGGGCCGAGTTGAATGCGGCGCTGGCGGATTATGCGCCGACTGCACTAAAGGGCGAAATCTACAGCGGGCCGTTCAAGGACGAGCTCGAGATCGAGGAACCGCAGCCGGGCGAAGACGTCGCGGTCGAGCTTGAGAGGGAGCCACAGCTTTGA